A DNA window from Kiritimatiellia bacterium contains the following coding sequences:
- the uvrB gene encoding excinuclease ABC subunit UvrB, with protein MPGNLFKLRARYKPSGDQPGAIASLFAGLKAGKRFQTLEGVTGSGKTFTIANTIASFSRPALVISHNKTLAAQLFHELKNYFPDNAVEYFISYYDYYQPEAYIPQTDTYIEKDAAINEEIERLRLSATNSLISRDDVIIVASVSCIYGLGSPEDYRAMLVEAKRGEKIERDDLMRRLVDIRYTRNDYEPLPGVFRARGDTLDVFPSYSQSGIRIEFSGDEIDRIRRFDPVSGKTSGELEALVISPAKHFVMPPDAVAPAIARITAELEEQIRVLEANKKLLEAQRLKMRTMYDVEMLQTAGYCSGVENYSRHLSGRAAGEPPATLIDYIRGEFLTVIDESHATLPQLRGMYNGDQARKNVLIEHGFRLPSARDNRPLNFDEFLTKTGPIIFMTATPGPYERQISDGTIPQIIRPTGLVDPPVSVRPLKGQIDDLMSEIQGRAAKKERVLVTTMTKKTAEDLSSYLQEAGLRVTYLHADIDAIERVEILRGLRKGDFDCLIGINLLREGLDLPEVSLVAILDADKEGFLRSETALIQTAGRAARHISGTVILYADEITGSMQRALEIMQNRRRQQEAYNRRHKITPKSIKKSIQESLVTRAESADIERKALAGTDEEYDRRLAMAEIEREMMAAADALEFERAAALRDQLFELRGRQTKRRGKQKS; from the coding sequence ATGCCTGGAAATCTGTTCAAACTGCGCGCACGTTACAAGCCTTCCGGCGACCAGCCCGGGGCGATCGCATCGCTGTTTGCCGGACTGAAGGCCGGCAAAAGATTCCAGACCCTGGAAGGCGTAACCGGCTCGGGCAAGACTTTCACGATCGCCAACACAATCGCTTCCTTTTCCAGGCCGGCGCTGGTCATCTCCCACAACAAAACCCTGGCCGCCCAGCTCTTCCATGAATTGAAAAATTATTTCCCGGACAACGCCGTTGAATATTTCATAAGCTATTACGATTATTACCAGCCCGAGGCCTACATTCCGCAGACCGACACCTACATTGAAAAGGACGCGGCCATCAATGAGGAAATTGAACGCCTGCGCCTTTCCGCCACCAATTCCCTGATCAGCCGCGACGACGTCATTATCGTTGCTTCCGTCTCCTGCATCTACGGCCTGGGCTCGCCCGAGGACTACCGCGCCATGCTTGTGGAGGCCAAGAGAGGCGAAAAGATTGAGCGCGACGATCTTATGCGCCGCCTCGTGGACATCCGCTACACCCGCAACGACTACGAGCCTCTGCCGGGCGTTTTCCGCGCCCGGGGCGACACGCTTGACGTTTTTCCATCCTATTCGCAATCCGGCATCCGGATTGAATTTTCCGGCGATGAAATTGACCGCATCCGCCGCTTTGACCCGGTCAGCGGCAAAACCAGCGGGGAACTTGAGGCGCTCGTGATTTCACCCGCCAAGCATTTCGTCATGCCCCCGGACGCCGTGGCGCCCGCCATTGCGCGCATCACGGCCGAACTTGAGGAACAAATCCGCGTCCTGGAAGCAAACAAAAAACTGCTGGAGGCCCAGCGCCTTAAAATGCGCACGATGTATGACGTGGAAATGCTGCAAACCGCGGGGTATTGCTCCGGCGTTGAAAATTATTCCCGGCATTTGAGCGGGCGCGCGGCGGGCGAACCGCCGGCCACCCTGATTGATTACATCCGCGGGGAATTTCTCACCGTTATTGACGAATCGCACGCCACCCTGCCGCAACTGCGCGGCATGTACAACGGCGACCAGGCGCGCAAGAACGTCCTGATTGAACACGGATTCCGCCTGCCCTCGGCGCGCGACAACCGCCCCCTCAATTTTGATGAATTTTTGACAAAAACCGGCCCGATCATCTTCATGACCGCTACGCCCGGTCCCTACGAGCGCCAGATCTCGGATGGAACAATCCCGCAAATCATCCGCCCCACCGGACTGGTGGACCCGCCCGTATCGGTGCGGCCGTTGAAGGGCCAGATTGACGACTTGATGAGTGAAATCCAGGGCCGCGCCGCAAAAAAAGAGCGCGTGCTGGTAACCACCATGACCAAGAAAACGGCCGAGGATTTGAGCTCCTATCTCCAGGAAGCGGGACTGCGGGTAACTTATCTGCATGCTGATATTGACGCCATTGAAAGGGTGGAAATACTGCGCGGCCTGCGCAAAGGAGATTTTGACTGCTTGATCGGCATAAACCTTCTGCGCGAAGGGCTTGATCTGCCGGAAGTGTCGCTGGTCGCCATTCTGGACGCCGACAAGGAAGGTTTTTTGCGCTCGGAAACGGCGCTGATCCAGACCGCCGGCCGGGCGGCGCGCCATATTTCCGGCACGGTGATCCTCTACGCTGATGAAATAACCGGATCCATGCAGCGCGCCCTTGAAATCATGCAGAACCGCCGCCGCCAACAGGAGGCATACAACCGCCGGCACAAGATCACGCCAAAAAGCATTAAAAAGAGCATTCAGGAAAGCCTCGTAACCCGCGCGGAAAGCGCGGACATTGAACGGAAAGCCCTGGCCGGGACCGACGAGGAATACGACCGCCGCCTGGCCATGGCCGAAATTGAACGCGAAATGATGGCCGCCGCCGACGCGCTTGAGTTTGAAAGGGCGGCGGCGCTGCGCGACCAGCTCTTTGAACTGCGCGGGCGGCAAACAAAGCGGCGCGGCAAACAAAAGTCTTGA
- the nadA gene encoding quinolinate synthase NadA, protein MRVSEKIEKLKKQWGGRLCILGHYYQRDEVLRHADFTGDSLELARRAAAAGQAEKIVFCGVHFMAESACILAGERQAVYMPDPAAGCPMADMAPLREVLPAWTELNSAGGGWSPVAYVNSSAAVKAFCGEHDAATCTSGNAKEVFRFFLEQNKRILFLPDEHLGANTAHDLGLPDEKTAIYNPSLPGGGMLPGQAEKAQIALWKGYCHVHMFAVDDVRKARAEHPLAKIIVHPETPKEVLRLADAHGSTSQIIKYVENAPSGATIIVGTEINLVKRLAALHKDRVAVYPLRASLCRNMALITEEKLLKTMETWPEENVIRVEPGIMANAARALKRMLEIS, encoded by the coding sequence ATGCGCGTTTCGGAAAAAATTGAAAAGCTGAAAAAGCAATGGGGCGGACGGCTTTGCATCCTGGGACACTATTACCAGCGGGATGAAGTTTTAAGACACGCCGATTTCACCGGCGATTCGCTGGAGCTGGCCCGCCGCGCGGCCGCGGCCGGCCAGGCAGAAAAAATAGTTTTTTGCGGCGTGCATTTCATGGCCGAATCGGCCTGTATTCTCGCCGGAGAGCGCCAGGCGGTCTATATGCCCGACCCGGCGGCGGGCTGTCCCATGGCCGACATGGCGCCTTTACGCGAGGTCCTGCCGGCATGGACCGAACTTAATTCAGCCGGAGGCGGATGGTCGCCGGTCGCCTATGTCAACAGCAGCGCGGCCGTCAAGGCTTTCTGCGGCGAACACGACGCCGCCACCTGCACTTCCGGCAACGCGAAAGAAGTGTTCCGGTTTTTCCTTGAGCAAAACAAGCGGATTTTGTTTCTTCCGGACGAGCACCTGGGCGCGAACACCGCGCACGACCTCGGGTTGCCCGATGAAAAAACCGCAATTTATAACCCGAGCCTGCCGGGCGGCGGGATGCTTCCCGGCCAGGCCGAAAAAGCGCAAATCGCGCTCTGGAAGGGATATTGCCATGTGCACATGTTTGCGGTTGATGACGTTCGGAAAGCCCGCGCGGAGCATCCGCTGGCAAAAATCATCGTGCACCCCGAAACGCCGAAAGAAGTCCTGCGGCTGGCCGACGCCCACGGTTCAACCTCGCAAATCATTAAATACGTTGAAAACGCCCCGTCGGGAGCAACCATTATTGTCGGCACCGAAATCAACCTGGTGAAAAGACTGGCGGCGCTGCATAAAGACAGGGTCGCCGTCTATCCCCTGCGCGCCTCCCTCTGCCGCAACATGGCCCTGATTACCGAGGAAAAACTGCTGAAAACAATGGAAACATGGCCGGAGGAAAATGTAATCCGAGTTGAGCCGGGCATCATGGCCAACGCGGCACGGGCGCTGAAACGGATGCTGGAAATATCATAA
- a CDS encoding M4 family metallopeptidase, translating into MTTIPARMVFSLLIFLTVSPALAFRADDEHLRKKSAAAPYAASQTAPLKTPSAGQKAALENLGAAAVAWDAKTGAPASIRGKDLSAPAGGKNISPLPTNDFAAALAVMENLSKSYRLRDAGREFSLLKIERDALGFRHVRLEQMHLGLKVVGGGVVVHFNESGRPYQVNGRYIPGIDLAPEKTIDEKAAVAAAQKDLVEKGKLAGALKGEIELVVYARNAAPVLAYELRLVYRDNRAGFGNWRYWVNARDGAILNCYNDVRKSTVPAAERSKYAVTISGTLLAGEGSAEVSLTGDKVSAYYYLYSPGNLWRIYDYPENTTARNNSADWPDTIYGRTEISAARNFNTIQAYYFQVHARHSYDNSYAPALANVRVEGDTDNAFWDPDAQAFYFYPGSYFADLTVLDVCAHEFTHAVTEHTADLIYQNESGALNESFSDIFAAGIEFASQPDGRSSYPERTAGYADWLIGEDCTYPYSTALRDMRNPRRYQDPSRYHGSYWYYGSGDNGGVHYNCGVQNHFFYLLAEGGSGNNDGASYDFTGIGITNAILVAYRALANYCTPDTDYAAARIYWISAAADLDSAWTGAVAAAWAAVGVKEEGPSPAPSYDLLRLGLNNDFDHDGRADYALYNFQTGQWRADSSGAARRTIAAGEQFGGYDYLPIPGDYDGDGLADAALYSQATGWWMIHYLGTGRTDIFQAGGNDLIPAPGDYDGDGATDLALYNSRTGAWHAWSSSNQTWLANGGIFGGYGYVPAPGDYNGGGQSDAVIYSNDMALWQLFYLETGRIEYCDFSEVFGADRRHVPAPGDYDGDGITDFGLYDYHSGGWYVWSRVNEWLLVPDYRFADYDGYYYRPVAGDYDGDGISDLAVYSPYYGDWHIYYMGPDTTEHLTDFGGEQYVPITYWALYGKM; encoded by the coding sequence ATGACAACAATTCCGGCGCGAATGGTTTTCTCCCTGCTGATCTTTTTAACCGTATCCCCTGCGTTAGCCTTCCGGGCTGACGACGAACATTTACGGAAAAAATCCGCCGCCGCGCCTTACGCCGCTTCACAAACCGCGCCCCTCAAAACGCCCTCCGCCGGCCAGAAGGCGGCGCTGGAAAATCTCGGCGCCGCGGCGGTGGCATGGGACGCGAAAACCGGCGCGCCGGCCTCCATCCGCGGCAAAGACCTTTCCGCTCCCGCCGGGGGCAAAAACATTTCCCCGCTCCCGACAAATGATTTCGCCGCCGCCCTGGCCGTCATGGAAAATCTCTCAAAATCTTACCGCCTGCGCGACGCAGGCCGCGAGTTTTCCCTCCTTAAAATTGAGCGCGACGCGCTCGGCTTCCGCCATGTGCGGCTGGAACAGATGCATCTGGGATTGAAAGTGGTCGGCGGAGGGGTTGTTGTTCACTTCAACGAATCCGGGCGGCCTTACCAGGTCAACGGACGTTACATCCCCGGCATTGACCTTGCGCCGGAAAAAACGATTGACGAAAAAGCGGCGGTTGCGGCGGCGCAGAAAGACCTTGTTGAAAAAGGCAAACTCGCCGGCGCATTAAAGGGCGAGATTGAGCTGGTCGTCTACGCAAGAAATGCCGCCCCGGTCCTGGCCTACGAGCTCCGGCTTGTTTACCGGGATAACAGGGCCGGTTTCGGAAACTGGAGATATTGGGTCAACGCGCGGGACGGCGCTATTTTAAACTGCTATAACGACGTGCGCAAAAGCACCGTTCCCGCGGCGGAACGCTCCAAATACGCCGTAACAATATCCGGAACGCTCCTCGCCGGCGAAGGGAGCGCGGAGGTCAGCCTCACCGGCGACAAAGTCAGCGCATATTATTACCTCTATTCTCCGGGCAACCTCTGGCGGATATACGATTACCCTGAGAACACAACCGCCCGCAATAACTCGGCGGACTGGCCGGACACTATATACGGCCGGACCGAAATCTCGGCCGCCCGCAATTTCAACACTATTCAAGCCTATTATTTCCAGGTTCACGCGCGCCACAGTTATGATAATTCCTACGCCCCGGCCCTGGCCAACGTGCGCGTTGAAGGCGATACCGACAACGCATTCTGGGACCCGGACGCGCAGGCTTTTTACTTTTATCCCGGCAGTTATTTCGCCGATCTGACGGTGCTGGACGTCTGCGCCCATGAATTCACCCACGCCGTAACCGAGCATACCGCGGACTTGATCTATCAAAACGAGTCGGGCGCCCTCAATGAATCATTTTCCGATATTTTCGCCGCCGGTATTGAATTCGCCAGCCAGCCGGACGGACGGAGCTCCTATCCCGAAAGAACCGCCGGTTATGCCGACTGGTTGATCGGCGAAGACTGCACCTACCCTTACTCCACGGCCCTGCGCGACATGCGCAATCCGCGGCGCTATCAAGACCCGAGCCGGTACCACGGCAGCTACTGGTACTACGGCAGCGGCGACAACGGCGGCGTCCATTACAACTGCGGCGTCCAGAACCATTTCTTTTACCTGCTCGCCGAGGGCGGCAGCGGCAATAACGACGGCGCCAGTTATGATTTCACCGGCATCGGGATTACAAACGCGATCTTGGTCGCCTACCGCGCTCTCGCAAATTACTGCACGCCCGACACCGACTACGCCGCCGCGCGAATTTACTGGATTTCGGCGGCGGCGGACTTGGATTCCGCCTGGACCGGCGCGGTTGCGGCGGCCTGGGCGGCGGTCGGCGTGAAAGAAGAAGGCCCGTCCCCCGCCCCATCTTACGACCTGCTCCGGCTGGGATTGAATAACGATTTTGACCATGACGGCCGGGCCGATTATGCGCTTTACAATTTTCAAACAGGCCAATGGCGCGCGGACTCATCGGGCGCCGCCCGCCGCACGATTGCCGCCGGCGAACAATTCGGCGGTTATGATTACCTGCCCATACCCGGAGACTATGACGGCGACGGCCTGGCGGACGCGGCGCTCTATTCGCAGGCAACGGGATGGTGGATGATTCATTATCTCGGCACCGGACGAACGGACATATTTCAGGCCGGCGGAAACGATCTCATTCCCGCCCCGGGCGACTACGATGGCGACGGCGCAACCGATTTGGCGCTTTATAATTCCAGAACCGGCGCCTGGCACGCCTGGAGCTCCTCAAACCAGACCTGGCTGGCCAACGGCGGTATTTTCGGCGGCTACGGCTATGTGCCCGCGCCGGGCGATTATAACGGCGGCGGCCAATCCGACGCGGTCATTTATTCCAACGACATGGCCTTATGGCAGCTTTTTTACCTGGAGACCGGCCGGATAGAATATTGCGATTTCAGCGAGGTGTTCGGCGCCGACCGCCGCCACGTCCCCGCCCCGGGCGACTACGACGGCGACGGCATAACCGATTTCGGCCTCTATGATTATCATTCCGGCGGCTGGTATGTGTGGTCGCGCGTGAATGAATGGCTCCTTGTTCCCGATTACCGCTTTGCCGATTACGACGGATATTACTACCGCCCCGTGGCCGGCGACTACGACGGCGACGGCATTTCCGACCTGGCCGTTTATTCGCCCTATTACGGCGACTGGCATATTTATTATATGGGCCCGGATACAACCGAGCATCTGACCGATTTCGGCGGCGAACAATATGTGCCCATAACTTACTGGGCGCTCTACGGGAAAATGTGA